In Syngnathus scovelli strain Florida chromosome 11, RoL_Ssco_1.2, whole genome shotgun sequence, one DNA window encodes the following:
- the LOC125977365 gene encoding PRA1 family protein 3 encodes MAKVELTPLRPWEDFFPGRDRFAKPDMKDMARWNNRVVSNLLYYQTNYLAVAVSVFLIVGLLNPLGMFTAIAVVLGVFLVSVWAADNRNAIRNFKNQNPSAFVIAVMVASCMLIAILGSVMVFMTAITLPLTLILAHSSFRLRNMKNKLENRIEFAGLKRSPMGIFLESLGQQEENIQKIQTFLEARMKE; translated from the exons ATGGCAAAAGTAGAATTGACGCCGCTAAGACCGTGGGAGGATTTTTTCCCCGGTAGGGATAGATTCGCCAAACCGGACATGAAAGATATGGCTAGATGGAATAACAGAGTTGTTAGCAACTTGCTTTATTATCAGACTAATTATTTAGCAGTCGCTGTTAGTGTTTTTCTAATTGTCGG GTTGCTGAACCCCTTGGGAATGTTCACCGCCATAGCTGTGGTCTTAGGAGTCTTTCTGGTTTCAGTGTGGGCGGCAGATAACAGAAACGCCATCAGGAACTTCAAAAATCAGAACCCCTCAGCTTTCGTGATTGCTGTCATGGTGGCGAGCTGCATGTTAATAGCAATTCTGGGGAGCGTCATGGTGTTCATGACAGCCATCACTTTACCGCTCACAT TGATACTGGCCCATTCTTCTTTTCGCCTCCGCAACATGAAGAATAAACTGGAGAATAGAATTGAGTTCGCTGGCCTTAAAAGGTCACCAATGGGCATCTTCCTGGAGTCTCTGGGTCAGCAAGAGGAGAACATTCAAAAGATCCAGACCTTCCTTGAGGCCAGAATGAAGGAGTGA
- the trnt1 gene encoding CCA tRNA nucleotidyltransferase 1, mitochondrial isoform X1, translating to MHSIIVFAQMWSRILRFSVPGRTCLSWRSLFTMQLKSSEFKVLFTDGLNELAETFKKNQYELRIAGGAVRDLLSGKQPEDVDFATTATPDEMKRMFQDAGIRMINNKGEKHGTITARLHNENFEVTTLRVDVQTDGRHAEVEFTTDWQKDAERRDLTINSMFLGLDGTLYDYFKGYDDLQSRTVRFVGSAEQRIQEDYLRILRYFRFYGKVALKPDEHKPETLEAIRANGSGLAAISGERIWVELKKIVIGQHAAQLLEMMYSLGLAHYMGLPPDGSVEEMKRVCQNTKGHSPKPMTILAALCRRSEEVEKMDLRLKVSKEEKTLALFLVKYRQDLRKNDDEQDGLKTFTDFIIDSRELDTQSKVSELLKYQGEHKLLAELNAWTVPRFPISGHDLRKMGVITGKEIGATLQKLRDIWKKSHYRMDKDELLSYVKS from the exons ATGCACTCCATAATTGTCTTTGCACAGATGTGGAGCAGAATATTGAGATTTAGTGTGCCTGGTCGGACGTGCTTGTCGTGGAGGAGTCTTTTCACAATGCAACTAAAGAGCAGCGAGTTCAAGGTTTTGTTCACCGATGGCCTGAACGAACTGGCAG AAACATTTAAGAAGAACCAATATGAGTTGAGAATAGCTGGAGGTGCTGTGCGGGACCTGTTGTCAGGAAAGCAGCCTGAAGATGTAGATTTTGCCACCACGGCGACACCTGACGAGATGAAACGTATGTTCCAAGACGCCGGGATCAGGATGATTAACAATAAAGGAGAGAAGCATGGGACCATTACAGCAAGG CTTCACAATGAGAATTTTGAGGTGACAACGTTGCGGGTGGATGTTCAGACTGATGGCCGTCATGCCGAAGTGGAGTTCACCACCGATTGGCAGAAAGATGCAGAGAGAAGAGACCTTACGATCAACTCCATGTTTTTAG GTCTGGATGGCACGTTGTATGACTATTTCAAAGGATATGATGACCTCCAGAGCCGAACGGTCCGATTTGTTGGCAGCGCGGAACAAAGAATCCAAGAGGACTACTTAAGAATACTGCGTTATTTCAG ATTTTACGGCAAGGTGGCCCTGAAGCCCGATGAACACAAGCCTGAGACGCTGGAGGCCATACGAGCCAACGGAAGCGGGCTGGCGGCTATTTCAGGGGAGCGCATTTGGGTGGAGCTGAAGAAGATTGTGATTGGCCAGCATGCCGCTCAACTGCTGGAGATGATGTACAGCTTGGGGCTAGCACATTACATGG GTTTACCTCCCGATGGCAGCGTTGAGGAGATGAAGCGGGTGTGCCAGAACACCAAAGGTCACTCTCCCAAACCGATGACCATCCTCGCAGCTCTCTGCCGCCGCTCCGAGGAGGTTGAGAAGATGGACCTTCGACTGAAGGTGTCCAAGGAAGAGAAGACGCTGGCTCTGTTTCTGGTTAAATACAGACAGGATCTTCGCAAGAATGATGACGAGCAAGATGGCCTCAAAACCTTTACCGACTTCATCATCGAT TCTCGCGAACTGGACACTCAAAGCAAAGTGAGCGAGCTGCTCAAGTATCAAGGTGAGCACAAGCTGCTCGCGGAGCTCAACGCGTGGACCGTCCCCCGCTTCCCCATCAGCGGACACGATCTCCGCAAAATGGGCGTCATTACGGGTAAGGAGATAGGGGCAACTTTACAGAAGTTGCGAGACATCTGGAAGAAAAGTCATTATCGGATGGACAAAGATGAACTTCTCAGTTACGTGAAGTCCTGA
- the trnt1 gene encoding CCA tRNA nucleotidyltransferase 1, mitochondrial isoform X2 — protein sequence MWSRILRFSVPGRTCLSWRSLFTMQLKSSEFKVLFTDGLNELAETFKKNQYELRIAGGAVRDLLSGKQPEDVDFATTATPDEMKRMFQDAGIRMINNKGEKHGTITARLHNENFEVTTLRVDVQTDGRHAEVEFTTDWQKDAERRDLTINSMFLGLDGTLYDYFKGYDDLQSRTVRFVGSAEQRIQEDYLRILRYFRFYGKVALKPDEHKPETLEAIRANGSGLAAISGERIWVELKKIVIGQHAAQLLEMMYSLGLAHYMGLPPDGSVEEMKRVCQNTKGHSPKPMTILAALCRRSEEVEKMDLRLKVSKEEKTLALFLVKYRQDLRKNDDEQDGLKTFTDFIIDSRELDTQSKVSELLKYQGEHKLLAELNAWTVPRFPISGHDLRKMGVITGKEIGATLQKLRDIWKKSHYRMDKDELLSYVKS from the exons ATGTGGAGCAGAATATTGAGATTTAGTGTGCCTGGTCGGACGTGCTTGTCGTGGAGGAGTCTTTTCACAATGCAACTAAAGAGCAGCGAGTTCAAGGTTTTGTTCACCGATGGCCTGAACGAACTGGCAG AAACATTTAAGAAGAACCAATATGAGTTGAGAATAGCTGGAGGTGCTGTGCGGGACCTGTTGTCAGGAAAGCAGCCTGAAGATGTAGATTTTGCCACCACGGCGACACCTGACGAGATGAAACGTATGTTCCAAGACGCCGGGATCAGGATGATTAACAATAAAGGAGAGAAGCATGGGACCATTACAGCAAGG CTTCACAATGAGAATTTTGAGGTGACAACGTTGCGGGTGGATGTTCAGACTGATGGCCGTCATGCCGAAGTGGAGTTCACCACCGATTGGCAGAAAGATGCAGAGAGAAGAGACCTTACGATCAACTCCATGTTTTTAG GTCTGGATGGCACGTTGTATGACTATTTCAAAGGATATGATGACCTCCAGAGCCGAACGGTCCGATTTGTTGGCAGCGCGGAACAAAGAATCCAAGAGGACTACTTAAGAATACTGCGTTATTTCAG ATTTTACGGCAAGGTGGCCCTGAAGCCCGATGAACACAAGCCTGAGACGCTGGAGGCCATACGAGCCAACGGAAGCGGGCTGGCGGCTATTTCAGGGGAGCGCATTTGGGTGGAGCTGAAGAAGATTGTGATTGGCCAGCATGCCGCTCAACTGCTGGAGATGATGTACAGCTTGGGGCTAGCACATTACATGG GTTTACCTCCCGATGGCAGCGTTGAGGAGATGAAGCGGGTGTGCCAGAACACCAAAGGTCACTCTCCCAAACCGATGACCATCCTCGCAGCTCTCTGCCGCCGCTCCGAGGAGGTTGAGAAGATGGACCTTCGACTGAAGGTGTCCAAGGAAGAGAAGACGCTGGCTCTGTTTCTGGTTAAATACAGACAGGATCTTCGCAAGAATGATGACGAGCAAGATGGCCTCAAAACCTTTACCGACTTCATCATCGAT TCTCGCGAACTGGACACTCAAAGCAAAGTGAGCGAGCTGCTCAAGTATCAAGGTGAGCACAAGCTGCTCGCGGAGCTCAACGCGTGGACCGTCCCCCGCTTCCCCATCAGCGGACACGATCTCCGCAAAATGGGCGTCATTACGGGTAAGGAGATAGGGGCAACTTTACAGAAGTTGCGAGACATCTGGAAGAAAAGTCATTATCGGATGGACAAAGATGAACTTCTCAGTTACGTGAAGTCCTGA
- the avpr2b.1 gene encoding vasopressin V2 receptor: MNWLSDNLTELPPEKLQPDENEPRDERLARVEVALLSIIFITAGALNSGLLLVLWKTRKQLSRMRVFVFHLCVADLVVVFFQVCPQLIWDITDRFVGPDVLCRAVKYLQVVGMFASTYMIVAMTVDRYQAICHPMVTFRRHRARWNGIVSAAWCVSFLGGIPQLFIFSRLEVAPGVYDCWAIFVTPWGLRAYVTWTTLVIFVLPVLAVIVCQVRVCHAVYSSNLRLKSQYVLEEDVSNVVISAGAGLSKARTKTVKMTLVIVLTYIICWTPFFTVQLWSVWDQEAPMEDPTFTILMLLASLNSCANPCIYMLFSAKFPKRLTGLFSRGHKSHRRATTQEEPIMVSSLFINLKNLTDSTHLSATFLAEQQSKLGNRQS, encoded by the exons ATGAATTGGCTCAGCGACAACCTCACCGAGCTCCCTCCGGAGAAGCTGCAGCCTGACGAAAACGAGCCCCGGGACGAGCGCTTGGCTCGAGTGGAAGTCGCGCTCCTCTCCATCATCTTCATCACAGCTGGAGCCCTCAACTCGGGACTCTTGCTGGTGTTGTGGAAGACAAGGAAGCAGCTGTCCAGGATGCGCGTGTTTGTCTTCCACCTGTGCGTCGCCGACTTGGTGGTTGTCTTTTTCCAAGTTTGCCCGCAGCTCATCTGGGACATTACTGACCGCTTTGTGGGCCCAGACGTGCTGTGCCGCGCAGTGAAGTACCTGCAGGTTGTCGGTATGTTTGCCTCCACTTACATGATCGTGGCAATGACCGTGGACCGATATCAAGCAATCTGCCATCCCATGGTCACCTTTCGGCGGCACCGTGCACGCTGGAACGGGATCGTAAGCGCCGCCTGGTGCGTCTCCTTTCTCGGCGGCATCCCGCAGCTGTTCATTTTCTCCCGCCTCGAAGTGGCTCCGGGCGTGTATGACTGCTGGGCCATATTTGTCACTCCGTGGGGCTTGAGAGCATACGTGACGTGGACCACTTTGGTCATCTTCGTCTTGCCCGTTCTCGCCGTGATTGTGTGCCAAGTGCGCGTTTGTCACGCCGTGTACTCTTCCAACCTTCGCCTCAAGTCGCAGTACGTTCTGGAAGAGGACGTAAGCAATGTGGTGATATCTGCCGGGGCTGGATTGTCCAAGGCAAGGACCAAAACTGTGAAAATGACCCTGGTCATTGTGCTCACCTACATCATCTGCTGGACGCCTTTCTTCACCGTGCAACTGTGGTCTGTGTGGGACCAAGAGGCGCCCATGGAAG ATCCAACCTTCACCATCTTGATGCTCCTAGCCAGCCTTAATAGCTGCGCCAACCCTTGCATCTACATGCTGTTCAGTGCCAAGTTTCCCAAGAGGTTGACGGGCCTGTTTTCCAGAGGCCACAAATCTCATCGGCGTGCAACAACGCAGGAAGAACCAATCATGGTCAGTTCACTTTTCATCAATCTCAAGAACCTGACAGACTCCACACATTTATCTGCCACCTTTCTAGCAGAACAACAGTCTAAACTCGGCAATAGACAATCTTAA
- the lrrn1 gene encoding leucine-rich repeat neuronal protein 1, whose protein sequence is MARWRLGCFVPGQMFAILVTLSSLSLAQSNDCPQLCVCEIRPWFTPQSTYRYATTVDCNDLHLTRIPGNLSSDTQVLLLQSNYIARTSEELEQLFNLTELDLSQNNFSNIWDVGLTNMSQLTTLHLEENQIAEMPDYCLRDLSNLQELYINHNQINTISAKAFSGLHNLLRLHLNSNKLKTINSRWFESTPNLEILMIGENPVGGIVDFNFKPLGNLRSLVLAGMDLTDIPGNAFVGLDNLESLSFYDNRLVRVPQKALQKLPNLKFLDLNKNPVRKIEEGDFKNMLRLKELGINNMDELISIDRHALDNLPELTKLEATNNHKFSYISSHAFRDVPALESLMLNNNALNSLYQTTVDSLPNLREISVHTNPFRCDCVIQWMAANKTTVRFMKPLSMFCATPTELRGIHVQDVLQREAANQCLPIISQETFPNQLDVDIGASIELDCRAVSQPGPEIYWVTPTGAEVTINTPSDKYSLGGDGTLRISNIRVGDSGRYTCVAQNSQGADTRVTAMRVNGTLLDSTQLMSMFVKQTDSHSILVSWKINSNVLTSNLKWSSATMKIDNPHITYTAKVPVDVHEYNLTHLLPATEYEVCLTVSDIHRQTQKSCVNVTTKQTAFAVEVSDQATNVALAAVMGTMFAIISLASLSVYIAKRWKRKNYHHSLKKYMQKTSSIPLNELYPPLINLWEADGDKDKEGSSESKPSQVDTTRSYYMW, encoded by the coding sequence ATGGCTAGATGGAGGTTGGGGTGCTTTGTTCCAGGCCAGATGTTTGCCATCCTGGTTACGCTATCAAGTTTATCCCTTGCACAAAGCAACGATTGTCCCCagctatgtgtgtgtgagatccgACCCTGGTTCACCCCGCAGTCCACCTACAGATATGCCACCACCGTGGACTGCAACGACCTGCACCTCACACGCATCCCTGGGAACCTCTCCAGTGACACTCAGGTTCTCTTGCTGCAAAGCAACTACATTGCCAGGACCAGTGAAGAGCTGGAGCAGCTTTTTAACCTAACAGAGTTGGATCTGTCTCAGAACAACTTCAGTAATATTTGGGATGTCGGCCTCACAAATATGTCGCAGCTCACGACGCTTCATTTGGAGGAGAACCAGATTGCAGAAATGCCTGATTACTGTCTGCGGGACCTCAGCAATCTGCAGGAGCTCTATATCAACCACAATCAGATCAATACCATTTCTGCCAAAGCTTTCTCTGGACTCCATAATTTGCTACGGCTCCACCTTAACTCCAATAAACTGAAGACCATTAACAGTCGGTGGTttgaatccacgcccaatctcgAGATCCTTATGATTGGGGAAAATCCCGTCGGTGGGATTGTGGATTTTAACTTCAAGCCTCTGGGAAATCTGAGAAGCCTGGTCCTGGCGGGTATGGATTTGACAGATATCCCCGGAAATGCCTTTGTGGGCCTTGACAACCTCGAAAGTCTCTCTTTTTACGACAATAGGTTAGTCAGAGTTCCTCAAAAAGCCCTTCAAAAACTACCCAACCTCAAATTCTTAGATCTGAACAAAAACCCAGTGCGTAAGATCGAGGAGGGTGATTTCAAGAACATGCTGAGGCTAAAGGAGCTGGGTATAAACAACATGGATGAGTTGATTTCGATAGACCGCCACGCTCTGGATAATCTTCCTGAGCTCACTAAGCTGGAGGCAACAAACAACCACAAGTTCTCTTACATCAGCAGTCACGCCTTCCGCGATGTCCCGGCCTTGGAGAGTTTAATGCTGAACAACAACGCGTTGAACTCCCTCTACCAGACCACGGTGGATTCTCTTCCCAACCTGCGTGAAATCAGCGTCCACACCAACCCCTTTCGTTGCGACTGCGTTATCCAATGGATGGCCGCCAACAAGACGACTGTCCGTTTCATGAAACCTTTATCCATGTTTTGCGCCACGCCGACAGAGCTCAGAGGTATCCACGTGCAAGATGTTCTACAGAGGGAAGCGGCGAACCAGTGCTTGCCGATCATCAGCCAGGAGACATTCCCCAATCAACTCGACGTCGACATCGGCGCTAGTATAGAACTGGACTGCAGAGCCGTGTCCCAACCCGGACCAGAGATCTACTGGGTGACACCGACGGGAGCCGAGGTCACGATAAACACCCCGTCTGATAAGTACAGCCTCGGCGGCGATGGGACATTGAGAATTTCCAATATTCGGGTGGGAGATTCCGGGAGGTACACCTGCGTGGCTCAGAATTCACAAGGAGCCGATACACGGGTGACGGCCATGCGGGTGAACGGCACTTTGCTGGACAGCACGCAGCTCATGAGCATGTTTGTCAAACAGACGGATTCCCACTCAATTCTGGTCTCTTGGAAGATCAACTCCAACGTCTTGACCTCTAACCTCAAGTGGTCGTCGGCCACCATGAAAATCGACAACCCGCACATCACGTACACTGCCAAGGTTCCCGTGGATGTCCACGAGTACAACCTCACTCATCTACTCCCCGCCACCGAGTACGAGGTCTGCCTCACCGTCTCCGACATCCACCGCCAAACGCAGAAGTCATGCGTGAACGTGACGACCAAACAAACGGCCTTCGCCGTGGAAGTTTCCGACCAGGCCACCAACGTAGCTCTGGCGGCGGTCATGGGCACGATGTTCGCCATCATCAGCTTGGCCTCCTTGAGCGTATATATCGCCAAGCGCTGGAAAAGGAAAAACTATCACCATTCCCTGAAAAAATACATGCAGAAAACCTCGTCCATACCGCTGAACGAGCTCTACCCGCCTCTTATCAACCTATGGGAGGCGGACGGAGACAAAGACAAAGAAGGTTCCTCGGAGAGCAAACCGAGCCAGGTGGACACGACACGGAGCTACTATATGTGGTGA
- the setmar gene encoding histone-lysine N-methyltransferase SETMAR isoform X2: protein MVKDFGGCEDPERSHRLSWGTTYSPVNVQGPGCPVDPSEVTLTGCSCLSHSCIRESCCCLQTHGQAYTSHGSLLSINLSSAARAIPVFECNALCSCSDTCSNRVVQRGLRLRLQVFSTSSRGWAVRTLQRIPRGTFVCEYAGEVIGFEEARRRQLAQTFEENNYIIAVREHAGSGSITETFVDPAMVGNIGRFLNHSCLPNLFMVPVRAHSLVPSLALFAGRDIDIEEELTFDYSGGYGNQTPGLVQQTGTAVQASRTLQRKACHCGANNCAKFLPLDLSVLN, encoded by the exons ATGGTGAAAGATTTTGGAGGATGCGAAGACCCAGAGCGTAGCCACAGGCTTTCTTGGGGAACAACG TACTCTCCCGTCAACGTTCAAGGACCAGGATGCCCTGTTGACCCCAGTGAAGTCACACTTACTGGATGCTCCTGTCTTTCACACTCATGCATCCGTGAGAGCTGCTGCTGCCTGCAGACCCACGGACAAGCCTACACCAGCCATGGCTCCTTGTTGAGCATCAATTTATCAAGTGCCGCTCGCGCCATCCCGGTGTTTGAGTGTAATGCCCTTTGCTCCTGCAGTGACACCTGTTCAAACAGAGTTGTGCAGCGAGGGCTGAGACTACGTTTGCAGGTGTTCTCCACTAGCAGCAGGGGCTGGGCTGTGCGGACGCTTCAGAGGATCCCGCGTGGGACGTTTGTATGCGAGTATGCAGGGGAGGTCATCGGTTTTGAGGAAGCACGAAGAAGGCAACTTGCGCAGACGTTTGAGGAAAATAATTACATCATTGCTGTAAGGGAGCATGCGGGCTCAGGCTCCATCACGGAGACATTTGTAGATCCAGCCATGGTGGGAAACATTGGTCGCTTTTTAAACCACTCCTGTTTACCCAACTTGTTCATGGTGCCGGTCCGTGCACACTCTTTGGTGCCCAGTTTGGCACTGTTTGCTGGTCGGGATATTGATATTGAAGAGGAGCTAACGTTCGATTACTCAGGAGGCTATGGAAACCAAACACCTGGACTGGTGCAACAAACTGGCACTGCCGTTCAGGCCAGCAGGACGCTTCAGAGGAAAGCTTGTCACTGTGGTGCCAACAACTGTGCAAAGTTCCTGCCTCTGGATTTATCCGTTTTAAACTAA
- the setmar gene encoding histone-lysine N-methyltransferase SETMAR isoform X1, producing MLPEMNKLVNKVPTRAMNDSDVDLSNGLEDVIISFKPDSTVHNFPVFQYSPVNVQGPGCPVDPSEVTLTGCSCLSHSCIRESCCCLQTHGQAYTSHGSLLSINLSSAARAIPVFECNALCSCSDTCSNRVVQRGLRLRLQVFSTSSRGWAVRTLQRIPRGTFVCEYAGEVIGFEEARRRQLAQTFEENNYIIAVREHAGSGSITETFVDPAMVGNIGRFLNHSCLPNLFMVPVRAHSLVPSLALFAGRDIDIEEELTFDYSGGYGNQTPGLVQQTGTAVQASRTLQRKACHCGANNCAKFLPLDLSVLN from the exons ATGTTGCCGGAAATGAATAAACTTGTAAACAAAGTACccaccagagcaatgaatgattCTGATGTTGACTTGAGCAACGGTCTTGAGGATGTTATAATTTCATTCAAACCGGATTCAACGGTGCATAATTTTCCTGTCTTCCAG TACTCTCCCGTCAACGTTCAAGGACCAGGATGCCCTGTTGACCCCAGTGAAGTCACACTTACTGGATGCTCCTGTCTTTCACACTCATGCATCCGTGAGAGCTGCTGCTGCCTGCAGACCCACGGACAAGCCTACACCAGCCATGGCTCCTTGTTGAGCATCAATTTATCAAGTGCCGCTCGCGCCATCCCGGTGTTTGAGTGTAATGCCCTTTGCTCCTGCAGTGACACCTGTTCAAACAGAGTTGTGCAGCGAGGGCTGAGACTACGTTTGCAGGTGTTCTCCACTAGCAGCAGGGGCTGGGCTGTGCGGACGCTTCAGAGGATCCCGCGTGGGACGTTTGTATGCGAGTATGCAGGGGAGGTCATCGGTTTTGAGGAAGCACGAAGAAGGCAACTTGCGCAGACGTTTGAGGAAAATAATTACATCATTGCTGTAAGGGAGCATGCGGGCTCAGGCTCCATCACGGAGACATTTGTAGATCCAGCCATGGTGGGAAACATTGGTCGCTTTTTAAACCACTCCTGTTTACCCAACTTGTTCATGGTGCCGGTCCGTGCACACTCTTTGGTGCCCAGTTTGGCACTGTTTGCTGGTCGGGATATTGATATTGAAGAGGAGCTAACGTTCGATTACTCAGGAGGCTATGGAAACCAAACACCTGGACTGGTGCAACAAACTGGCACTGCCGTTCAGGCCAGCAGGACGCTTCAGAGGAAAGCTTGTCACTGTGGTGCCAACAACTGTGCAAAGTTCCTGCCTCTGGATTTATCCGTTTTAAACTAA